The Corythoichthys intestinalis isolate RoL2023-P3 chromosome 19, ASM3026506v1, whole genome shotgun sequence nucleotide sequence GAGGCTTCAAAACACCTGATCATGCTGGAACTTACCGTGCCCTGGGAGGAGCGGATTGAGGAGGCCAACGAGAGGAAACGGGCCAAGTATCAGGAACTAGTGGAGGAGTGCAGGGGAAGGGGCTGGAGGACTTTCTATGAGCCCATAGAAGTCGGCTGTCGAGGCTTCGCAGGACGCTCCCTCTGTAAAGTCCTTGACCGGCTGGGAATCACAGGGGTGGCCAAGAAAAGGGCCATTCAGTCTGCAAGTGAAGCTGCAGAGAAAGCCACAAGGTGGTTGTGGTTGAAGAGGGCAGATCCGTGGGTTGCTACTGGGACACAAGCCGGGACTTGATCCACCCCGGCTGGGTCACTAGGACGAGGGTGTCTGATGTTGCGAGACCCGAAACACTCAATGAATCCTAGATACATCACTGATGATGTGTCCCAGTGCATCCAGGAGATGTATCTTTCAAGTATTCTCTGGCGAAGCCAGTGACTCCTAGGAAAGACTAGGTGGCAACCAAGAACAGTTTGGTCGACTACTGGAGAGACAGTTGGCAGCTCGGAAAGACGGCGCCCGGGACAGTATGGGTTAGCACCCCAGCCTGTATCTTTCGTGAGAAAGAACCCAAAAAAGCTACGGAAAGCCCTATAGAGAGATACCCCCAGGAGATCCCGAGAGGGGGGGAGGATGAGATCTCCAATTGGACGGACCTAAGGTTAACGACCCGCGCAAACGAACTGACGACGAGTATGGCATGTATCTGCGGCAAGCTGTGTAAAAACCAACGTGGCCTAAAGATCCATCAGGCCAGAATGAAATGTTTGGAGCGGGAGAGCGAGGTGCAACGCACAGGTCCTCGACCTGGTGAGACGCAGGAGGAGCCCGGACAGGAGACACTCCACAGATCCCAGTCCCTCCACGTACCAGAGTCTCCCAACCCCAGCAGAGTAGTTCCACAGCAGCGGATTAAGTGGCCCCCAGCAAGCAGACGGAGCGAGTGGCTGCAGTTTGATGAGGACGTATCCACCATCATCCAAGCCACAGCCAAAGGAGACGTCGACTGCAGACTCCAAGCAATGAGCACCATCATCGTCAGCTATGGCTCCGAAAGATTTGGACGGATGGAGAAGGGCAACACTGAGGCCACCCCCTACACCATGAACCGCAGGGCCACCAAGATCCACCAACTGCGCCAGGAGCTTCGAACCCTGAAGAAACAGTTCAAGATAGCTGCTGAGAAGGACAAGCCACCACTAGAAGAGCTGCGTAACATCCTGCGGAAGAAGCTGACAACCCTCCGCAGAGCAGAATGGCACAGGAGGCGCGGAAGAGAGAGGGCTAGGAAGCGAGCAGCCTTCATCGCCAACCCCTTCCGTTTTGCGAAACAGCTGCTCGGGGACAAGCGCAGTGGCCGGCTTGAGTGCACTAAAGAGGAAGTGAATCGTTTTCTCGAGAACACCATAAGCGATCCACTGAGGGGACAAGAGCTAGGCCCCAACAGAGCACTCATCAGCCCTGCCCCACCAACGGCAGAGTTCCAGTTGACAGAGCCGAGTCTGAAGGAGGTTGAAGAGGTCATCAAGGCAGCCCGCTCGGCATCTTCCCCGGGCCCCAGTGGTGTACCTTACCGTGTCTACAAGCGCTGTCCCAAGCTCCTTCGGCTGCTGTGGAGGGCCTTGAAGGTGATCTGGCGAAGGGGGAGAGTGGCTGACCAGTGGAGGTGTGCAGAGGGAGTTTGGATTCCCAAGGAGGAGGGCTCGAAAAACATCAACCAGTTTCGGGTCATCTCACTACTGAGTGTGGAAGGGAAGGTGTTTTTCAGCATCATCTCCCGAAGACTGACCGAGTTTCTCCTCAAGAACAACTACATCAACACTTCAGTGCAGAAGGGTGGGATCCCCGGAGTCCCTGGCTGTCTAGAGCACAACGGTGTAGTGACACAGCTCATCAGAGAAGCCCACGAGAACAGAGGCGACCTTTCTGTGCTATGGTTGGACCTGACCAACGCCTACGGGTCCATCCCACACAAGCTAGTTGAGCTTGCGCTGCACCTCCACCATGTTCCCAGCAAGATCAAGGACTTGATCCTGGATTATTACGGTAATTTCAGGATCAGGGTCACTTCTGGGTCAGTAACATCAGACTGGCATCGCCTTGAGAAAGGAATAATAACAGGATGTACCATCTCCGTTGTTCTTTTTGCACTGGCGAtgaatatggtggtaaaggctgCTGAAGTGGAATGCAGAGGGCCTCTGTCCAGATCAGGTGTTCGACAGCCCCCCATAAGAGCCTACATGGACGATCTGACCATTACAACAACGTCAGTCCCAGGTAGCAGGTGGATCTTGCAGGGATTGGAGAGACTCATCGGATGGGCCAGGATGAGCTTCAAACCTGCAAAGTCAAGGTCCATGGTTCTGAAAAGGGGGAAGGTGGTCGATAAATTCCGGTTCTCAATCTCAGGAACCGTGATTCCATCGATAACGGAGCAACCAGTCAAGAGCCTGGGAAAGCTCTTTGACTCCAGCCTGAAGGACTCTGCTGCTATCCGGAGGTCTACTGAAGAGCTTGGTGGTTGGCTCGGCAAGGTGGACAAGTCTGGCCTGCCTGGCAGATTCAAAGCCTGGATCTACCAGCACTCCATCCTTCCCAGAATCCTGTGGCCTCTCCTCGTCTATGCAGTCCCAGTAACGACGGTGGAATCCTTTGAAAGGAAGATCAGCAGCTTTCTGCGGAAATGGCTGGGTCTTCCTCGCAGCCTCAACAGCGCTGCCCTGTACGGGACTAGCAACAACCTGCAGCTGCCCTTCAGTGGGCTCACTGAAGAATTCAAGGTGGCACGCACAAGAGAAGCCCTACAGTACAGAGAATCCAGGGACGGCAAGGTGTCATCAGCCGGCATTGAAGTGAGGACAGGAAGGAAGTGGAAGGCAGAAAAGGCAGTGGAGGTGGCTGAGTCACGCCTTAGGCAAAAGGCACTGGTTGGGACTGTGGCAACAGGGAGAGCTGGATTGGGCTACATCCCAAAGACCCAGGTCAGCCAGGCTCGGGGCAAGGAAAGACAACATCTACTCCAGGAGGAGGTCCGTGCAGGCCTGGAGGAAGAGCGAGTGGGCAGGGCATTGGGACTCCGGCAACAGGGAGCATGGACAAGATGGGAGGGCACTTTGCAGCGCAAAGTCACCTGGTCGAACATCATGCAGGCAGACCTCCACCGTGTCCTGTTCCTCGTAGCGGCAGTCTACGATTCCCTCCCCAGCCCAGCAAACCTCCATGTGTGGGGGAAGAGCGAGACACCCTCCTGCTCCCTTTGCTCCGGGAGAGGCTCCCTGGAACATCTCCTCAGCAGCTGCCCAAAGTCCCTGGCTGATGGTCGCTACCGCTGGCGCCACGACCAGGTACTGAAAGCAGTTGCCGAGAGTATAGCCACCGCCATCAGCTCTAGCAAACACCATCATGCTCCAAAGAAGGCCATCTCCTTCATCAAAGCTGGAGAGAGACCCCGTGCACGTCCAAAGATAACAACAGGACTCCTCCTGGGTTGCTACTGGGACACAAGCCGGGACTTGATCCACCCCGGCTGGGTCACTAGGACGAGGGTGTCTGATGTTGCGAGACCCGAAACACTCAATGAATCCTAGATACATCACTGATGATGTGTCCCAGTGCATCCAGGAGATGTATCTTTCAAGTAGTCAGTAatggttaccgtaatttcccaaatataacgcgcactttttttccccaaaatctacttgtaaaatcatggtgcgcattataaacgggtacatggatggagacagaaatatacagtattatatattacatatatacagtatataaaccgatgttttttttttattgacatggccacgttgtgttgaagaaacttgtgcggcgacccgttgccgactattacagtacgtgacgtcaccattttgtttcggtaatacttcactctgatcggccgaatgatttcgtctgtgttaaattctgcttttttcactcttcataaagcaaagaatttagtttcttgaactcatttgagtcaacgtttactgCAGCTCcgtaactcggaccataacaaacataacaacactgacatcctgtgtgtgtccgtcaactgtaTCTGTCCCAcgagaaactcaaacccaaataacaatagttcctattgttactgtcgtgttgacagcgatgagttcTCACAGATTTCCAACTTACgttttcactttcattttactgtatcaatccatgga carries:
- the LOC130908003 gene encoding uncharacterized protein LOC130908003, which produces MACICGKLCKNQRGLKIHQARMKCLERESEVQRTGPRPGETQEEPGQETLHRSQSLHVPESPNPSRVVPQQRIKWPPASRRSEWLQFDEDVSTIIQATAKGDVDCRLQAMSTIIVSYGSERFGRMEKGNTEATPYTMNRRATKIHQLRQELRTLKKQFKIAAEKDKPPLEELRNILRKKLTTLRRAEWHRRRGRERARKRAAFIANPFRFAKQLLGDKRSGRLECTKEEVNRFLENTISDPLRGQELGPNRALISPAPPTAEFQLTEPSLKEVEEVIKAARSASSPGPSGVPYRVYKRCPKLLRLLWRALKVIWRRGRVADQWRCAEGVWIPKEEGSKNINQFRVISLLSVEGKVFFSIISRRLTEFLLKNNYINTSVQKGGIPGVPGCLEHNGVVTQLIREAHENRGDLSVLWLDLTNAYGSIPHKLVELALHLHHVPSKIKDLILDYYGNFRIRVTSGSVTSDWHRLEKGIITGCTISVVLFALAMNMVVKAAEVECRGPLSRSGVRQPPIRAYMDDLTITTTSVPGSRWILQGLERLIGWARMSFKPAKSRSMVLKRGKVVDKFRFSISGTVIPSITEQPVKSLGKLFDSSLKDSAAIRRSTEELGGWLGKVDKSGLPGRFKAWIYQHSILPRILWPLLVYAVPVTTVESFERKISSFLRKWLGLPRSLNSAALYGTSNNLQLPFSGLTEEFKVARTREALQYRESRDGKVSSAGIEVRTGRKWKAEKAVEVAESRLRQKALVGTVATGRAGLGYIPKTQVSQARGKERQHLLQEEVRAGLEEERVGRALGLRQQGAWTRWEGTLQRKVTWSNIMQADLHRVLFLVAAVYDSLPSPANLHVWGKSETPSCSLCSGRGSLEHLLSSCPKSLADGRYRWRHDQVLKAVAESIATAISSSKHHHAPKKAISFIKAGERPRARPKITTGLLLGCYWDTSRDLIHPGWVTRTRVSDVARPETLNES